A window from Pseudomonas campi encodes these proteins:
- the arcD gene encoding arginine-ornithine antiporter, whose translation MTDSSNKLKLGALVALVVGSMVGGGIFSLPQNIAASASAGATLIGWLITGVGMLTLAFVFQTLANRKPQLDGGVYVYAKAGFGDYMGFSSAWGYWISAWIGNVSYMVLLFSTLGYIFPNAGFGEGNTLTAIICASALLWMLHFLVLRGIKEAAFINTVTTIAKMVPLALFIIIGVIAFKLDVFTSDFWGESNTELGSVMDQVRNMMLVTVWVFIGIEGASIFSARAEKRSDVGKATVVGFVGVLLLLVLVNLLSQGILAQAQLSGLKNPSMAGVLEHVVGPWGAMLISIGLIVSLAGALLSWTLLCAEIIFSSAKDHTMPEFLRKENVNHVPVNALWLSNGLIQLFLVITLFNDATYLKLLYLATSMILVPYFWSSAYAVLLAVRGETYENAGGQRNKDLLIALISTIYAVWLVYAAGVQYLLLSALLYAPGAILFAKAKRELGQPVFTTIEKVIFVVVLIGAGIAAYGLYDGFLSL comes from the coding sequence ATGACGGACTCCAGCAACAAACTAAAACTCGGCGCACTGGTCGCCCTGGTCGTCGGTTCCATGGTCGGTGGCGGGATCTTCTCCCTGCCGCAGAACATCGCCGCCAGCGCCAGCGCCGGCGCCACCCTGATCGGCTGGCTGATCACCGGTGTCGGCATGTTGACCCTGGCCTTCGTGTTCCAGACCCTGGCCAACCGCAAACCGCAACTGGACGGCGGCGTGTATGTCTACGCCAAGGCCGGCTTCGGCGACTACATGGGCTTCTCCTCGGCCTGGGGTTACTGGATCAGCGCCTGGATCGGCAACGTCAGCTACATGGTGCTGCTGTTCTCCACCCTGGGTTACATCTTCCCGAATGCCGGCTTCGGCGAGGGCAACACCCTCACAGCGATCATCTGCGCCTCGGCGTTGCTGTGGATGCTGCATTTTTTGGTGCTGCGCGGGATCAAAGAAGCGGCGTTCATCAACACCGTCACCACCATCGCCAAGATGGTGCCGCTGGCGCTGTTTATCATCATAGGCGTCATCGCCTTCAAGCTGGACGTGTTCACCAGCGACTTCTGGGGTGAAAGCAACACCGAGCTGGGCAGCGTGATGGACCAGGTGCGCAACATGATGCTGGTCACCGTGTGGGTGTTCATCGGCATCGAAGGTGCGAGCATCTTCTCCGCCCGCGCCGAGAAGCGCAGCGACGTAGGCAAGGCCACCGTAGTCGGTTTCGTTGGCGTGTTGCTGCTGCTGGTACTGGTCAACCTGCTGTCCCAGGGCATCCTGGCCCAAGCCCAGCTGTCCGGGCTGAAGAACCCGTCGATGGCCGGCGTACTGGAGCATGTGGTCGGCCCTTGGGGCGCCATGCTGATCAGCATTGGCCTGATCGTCTCGCTGGCCGGGGCCCTGCTGTCGTGGACCCTGCTCTGCGCGGAGATCATCTTCTCCTCGGCCAAGGACCACACCATGCCGGAGTTCCTGCGCAAGGAGAACGTCAACCACGTACCGGTCAATGCCCTATGGCTGTCCAACGGCCTGATCCAATTGTTCCTCGTCATCACCCTGTTCAACGACGCCACCTACCTGAAGCTGCTGTACCTGGCCACTTCGATGATCCTGGTGCCGTACTTCTGGTCCAGCGCCTACGCGGTGCTGCTGGCGGTGCGCGGTGAGACCTATGAGAACGCCGGCGGTCAACGTAACAAGGACCTGCTGATCGCCCTGATTTCCACCATATACGCGGTGTGGCTGGTGTACGCCGCGGGCGTGCAGTACCTGCTGCTTTCTGCACTGCTCTACGCACCGGGCGCCATCCTGTTCGCCAAGGCCAAGCGCGAACTGGGCCAGCCGGTGTTCACCACCATCGAGAAAGTGATCTTCGTTGTCGTTTTGATCGGCGCAGGCATTGCCGCCTACGGTCTCTACGACGGCTTCCTCAGCCTTTAA